A window of Schistosoma mansoni, WGS project CABG00000000 data, supercontig 0404, strain Puerto Rico, whole genome shotgun sequence genomic DNA:
AGAGTGCTTTGATAAAATACGAAAACCGtacatcaaatacatcatttgaacatcttccttcagttgtctTTTGTACGCGTTATGATTCTTTCAACTCTCTCGTTGTTACAGTTGCTTCCTTTTCATATTcctgttttcttcaattcaatcttctgctcCCAGGCATTCCATTTCTGGTTGGCGTTACATAATACCAACATTTGCCAACATAATTAGTATACGTCACGAAGGTAGATTGAATCTAGCCAATCCCTCATGTCACGATAGCTCAATAGCTTCAAGAATTTGCTTAAGTGCGATTCATTAAGGTTTTTCTTGCAGATCATCTTTTTTCTCACTTTTACTTTATTGCACATACAGTGCATAACATGAAAAACCTTTACTACCATCTCTATCAAATTTCCTTCAACTTGAAGACCAACTACTTTTATAAACGCTATTTTAGAGTTTTAATTGTTTATCTACCATTCTAATAACTTCTAAATCTGTCTTTCTCAGGTAAAGACATTATTACCGGGATCGAAAATTCAATCATGAGTCACGATTTACGTTTATAAGTTTGGCGTACTCCCAGTTGACATAGAAACGTAATTCGGATTTCTCACGCAGTTTTTAACTAAAACCACCGTTAAATTTACATCAGAAAATAGGAAGAGTAGGTCTTTATCCGTTTTTACAGAGTTATGTGCTCATAAGTATCTTAATTGTCATGTAAAATTGTATATTATTCTggattattgttatatcccctggcgaattatgaatcataaatctgaggtctatttatggacaaatgtaatacgcctattcctattggatagttgttaaataagtgacctagtcgtttccgtgttcctcttatcataacctttattttgaccttggaactattattattgattactttccccctagctacagccacattggccaattactgtacaaatgttatttttctatttttgatatgtgtggtctgtttggttagtatatataacccagtatgcttgtaaataatgattcatattgccgaggctgttatttgtgttctggacttaacggactgggctaggcagataggaaggaccgaatagcacccaagactgctcgtacgtatttcctgtatcattggacacatatatatatatatatattaagagggcaaattggtacgttataacaattggcgacggggattcttgaaaaaaaaatacagcagccgctgacgtcatttcggaattaaataatccataataattgccggtgttttttttggatttattattattatttgcattaAAAAAAATGGCTTTAACTTGCGaccaatttcagttgctaatccagcgacaagagcagcgcttcagaaagagtcaattggatttcattgacaaattatacgcgaagctgctgaatcacccatgctttgggggtggaacggaagttgacgcaataatttcaaaattgcgtacagagctggaaaacgattacagaactaatgaatatgccggcgaaagcctcaatgaatccatacaaagcaataatttaagcgcagcagttatacatgatcagcccagtaacccagtactacctgtttcagagacatgccctgtacacggtccaagtcttattaaccctgaaacaaaacgtgcgaacaatgaatcgtccagttcacagagagacaatatcttattaagcgccattaaaattgctgcagtacccgcccatgAAGAAACGGAAAACGAATCGAGCAGTGTATTGAATACAGAGGCGccaaatgaaattaatcatgatacgaaaaatgtttctaatgaatctaatgatcaaaattctgTAATTGTTCTACCagatttagattattttgatgattcatatGTTTCTGTTGAattctcttataaaaatgagagaaaaatgtcagatgtattaaatgataatcaagaatccaatacaactctcatagatactgattatcctaatgattcattatctactaatgaggttccGAGGAAATTCAAGGAAACTATATCAGAAGAATCAAATGTTGGTGACCTCGAATCAAATGTCGTTGATCCTCATGATCTCTTCAGTTCTAATGCATTCCCtgttaaatgtgacaaacatatcgcattaatagtaacttggctgtatgaggatccaacagtctttcgtgggggagggtgaattcgagaaaattaaaaatccggatatcaactccggatttctcaaaaaggggaggtgttgtatcccctggcgaattatgaatcataaatctgaggtctatttatggacaaatgtaatacgcctattcctattggatagttgttaaataagtgacctagtCGTTTCcgtatttatggacaaatataatatgcctattcctattggatagttgttaaataagtgacctagtcgtttccgtgttcctcttatcataacctttattttgaccttggaactattattattgattactttccccctagctacagccacattggccaattactgtacaaatgttatttttctatttttgatatgtgtggtctgtttggttagtatatataacccagtatgcttgtaaataatgattcatattgctgaggctgttatttgtgttttggacttaacggctgggctaggcagataggaaggaccgaatagcacccaagactgctcgtacgtatttcctgtatcattgcacgttcatatatattaagaggccAGAAATCTATACGTTATAACACCTACTAATCCAAGAAATTTTCATCTTAGAAATGTTTACTGAAATGAACTAAATCATATGATAATATTCATTCACTTAAGCTAATCATTAAAAAATGGGAATTAGTAAAAAACACATAAGTTTATGATGAACGCTGATAAATGATCCCCCAATGTAATAATGATTTGACTCATGAAGTACGGTCTCGAGTATTTAGTTAAAAGCCATACTTTGTGTGTGAAGGCTAGTGAGAATACCCGGGTGCCTAAATCAAACAAGGTAAAGTAGAACGCAAAACTGAGAATATTCGAGTATGTATTTAGAGACAGATTTCAAAGTCGTGACAATGAATACATCTAGCGGGTCTTCCTTTTTAGGCTAACAGCATATACACTATATTCATTGCATTTTTGGTTAATAAGTAGGAAGATGATCTTTTTCGGCAAAGAAAACATACAGTGTGATAATTCATGCTTGTAAATAAAAAGATAGAATCAGTCCCTTTTATTCCCATCCtctcaaaagaaaaaaatctaCAACTAGCAAATTATTTGGAAGCCGACTAATACAAACAAAAGCAGTAGCATTAACCAAAGAAGACTTCTCAGATTAAATATCCTGAATAGACAGCAGAATTAAGCAAAGTGCGACTGGGAATTATATGCAACTATAatgattcaataaaaaaatatttattcgtGAAGGACTATTTTATTCTCGATAAGAAAATTAGAGGTGTAGGATTTGATTTGTCCCACAGATATACTACTagaactgtaaacgcgatactggagatcccagagtctatgtgaaagctatagtcagaacaaggataacggctttaaactttatctgtttctaaacgtAAAAACAAATTGATTAGAACAATAATTAAAGGAACTATAGTCATTAAGTGAAACGCACAAATATACTGACATGTATTGCGTGTCTTATcgaaaatataaaaattgagtcacactaatataataggataataGTGTCCTCGAATTGGcaggtcacatgcaacagggatagcCTACAGATACATCAGACTAGATTGATGCCGTGGGTGCTTAAAGGATTTGATCGATTAGTTATGGACTTAATTAACAAGAGGAAATTTCTAATTGTTGTAAGATGTCTCTGTTTGATTTATAAATAGATAGAATTAAGGTTCTGGAAGTAGAACTATGATGAGATGGTCATCTGGTTTTGTGTTCACAAATAGTGAAATCAAATGGAAACTTTATAAGCAGTCAGAACATACCTGTCGGGGTTTGTAGATTACAGTTCGTTGAAGTTTGGTGTTATACTGAGTAGACAGGTGAGTTGTGAATCAGAATATTAGAAAGTGCTTTGGATTACTCATTTGATTTTCTGTCGTTTCAACTGAAAACCTGCTACTCGTCGATCGAATGAGCAACGTACACTAACGTATACGATAAACCTATTGTCACTAGCTTAGAAAGCAGCATTGATGTTGAGGAAAATCCAAATATACAGATAGATATATCTTGGGTCTACAGAGCGTTCCTGAGAGCATATTTGTTTCATGCTTATTAAATCTGGTTCCTCCGAGTTAAGGATGCTAGACAACTTTCTGCATTTAATCATCGTTGTCTCTAAAGTAATGGTGATACTCAGTGGTAAAACTATATTAGTGAAGTTCGGGTACAATGACGAAATTTTAGTTGGTATCctccatcttgaaacaccggcTTGTGAcctggacatgttttacgaaagTTGCCTAAGTGGATTCTACATCGTGTATTATAGACTGACGATGGAACTTGTTAGAAAAAGCGGAGATGGTTACTTTGTGACATGGTGCCGAGGTATGTAAGAAAGGTGTATAATATTTACATTTGCCAGCTCATTGTTAATCTCCAGTTGGGGTTCGAGAGATAGTACAACTCAAAGgcttgagacgttatcagacacGGCTTAGAACAAAATCTAACAGCAATCCTGTTGTAGTTTTCTCTACATATATTATAAAAGTGAGAGGTATTTCTTTAACTGAAAGGATTCTACCTGGTTGTATTTTTTCAATGAATTGCTTTTCATATTATATAATACTCTGTCTCTTCATAACCTTATTTTCTTGTTGTGAggtgtaccaatatttatgtttaaataaaataaaatatatgccTCGAAATGAAGTTACGTTAAGGTAATTAAAATATCTTTTGGAATTATAGTGACAAAAACAAAACCAATTCTATCACTAAAAAAGTTCATCATGTGCAGTTGGGTGGATTTTTTCAAACAAACCTTAGTGTAAGCAACAGCATCCAATTCGGAAGGGTCAACTCTCGCTTCTTTAATGGCTTTCTGAACAAGTTCAATAATATGAGACTGATGAAATCTAGCTGTTTCTGTGGGCTGGAAACCTTCACCAGGTGGAGTAATATATGTCACCCTCGGATTTGCAAGCACTGAACCGTCACGAACGATCCCAACGCCTAATTTGTTGGCACTACCTTCAATGCCTAATATGATGGTCATTCTTTCTAAAAGGTTAAAATAAACAAGTTTTTAGTGTTACTGACTTTTTTAATCACATCTATTGACACTAACACGTATGACTAATCAATAGAAAAATAACCCATGAGGTATTCGCATCTAACAAATCTAGATTAGAAATAGAAAAATAGGGTAAATTCCTACCAAGATTACAAATTTCAAAAAATGACTACAGATCGTGAATTCTCGATACATACAGAGTAGAAACCAGCAGGAAACTTGTTATCCATAAAACTGTGAACCAATCATACGGTGTAAGGATTGAGTGCTGTAGACTGAAACCTGCGGATGTAGGCTGAAATGTCCGGGGCAGTGAGTCATTCAAAACAACTCCAGACACTAATGTAAGTTAAATTGTAATTGAATACCTAAATAAGCAAATATTCTTGATGTCGCTTTGAATAAGAAACTACAAGTTGTCTACTGTGATGCCTCATAGAATAAAATCCAGGATTTGTCCTCTATTTGACATCATACACTTTCATGATCAGATAACAAATGATGTACATCAGATGATACACATTTCAGTACCAAGTATCTACCTCAATCGTGTTCAACTGTAACTAATTTCAGGGTGTGCGACCTTATACGCAAAAAAGTAATCTGCTAGTTAGCTAGATTATGATTCATGTCAGTAGACACAATGTTGTTGAGTCTACTAGCTATATGTTTTAAATGAGTTGTGAGTTGTAAATACTACATACGGAATTGACCAAAGCAAAGAGATAAAGTTCCACAAATAGTCAACTTAGTCATTTTAAAATCTTGACAGTCATGTTGCTAATTATGACCATTCTCTATTGAGAAATAAGAGgatattttaaatgaaagaCGAGATTTATTCACAAACGTTACTGGAGAGAAAATCAAAACAATGAATCgaatacaaatatttattgCAAAACATTTTTTAAGTGATACAAAAAATCGCATATTCAATATGGAAACAGAAATCAACTTTTTTCTCGTGAAGTAACAGAACTAACAGTTGTAGTAACCGGTGGGTTAGTTGGAAATACTAGAGCTGTGTTCGAGTCATCTGAGCGCTAAGATTTTCTTGTTCGTTTTTGAATAAAAGAATCTAAAAGAATAAATTTCCCAGAAACGCCTATTACAGCAAAATACAGTGTAAACCATAGATATTAGAATAGTTCATAGCATAAATAGGTCCAGTAATTAATTCTATTTATTATGCTTCTAGTTCGAAAAAAAGATaggaatatatttattttaccaACGGATAGTTATTTTTCAGGCCATAACTACGGGTCAGATAATGCATACCATTTTAAAAGAAGGCTCTGTAAATAAGGGTGTAATAGTCTGAATGAAGGTTCAATAATCTTTAGAagataatgtggtatggcagctcgaactgatgtacgtacgtacgaagttctaagctgtgactgactgaatcttTAGAAGAGGAAGATATTTCCTCAGTGTCTTCGCATCTGTGAATAACAATTCAACGGCAGTTTCGAATTATTTAGATTAGAAGTCACAAAGATATGTGTGCGAAAATAACGGAAACAATATTTGTACTAGGAGATCAAGCAACAGATTTACCACTTTGTGATGTCACACTAGGATAATTCAAAgatatataatataattttcTGTACACACTAGGATCGATAGTAGTATATTAGCAGCTCTGTCTGCAGCAAGAAAACTTATAAATTAGAATGTTTATGCATAAATGTGCTTGTTGAAACTATTAGTTATACCATCAAGAGTGATCCGATTTAGGCCAATTAAAACTAATACTCTCTAAAATTCAGTAAGTCGAATTCTAAGaatttttttacaaaacttCTAGTGAGACTGTAATTCATGAACGATCTGTTGGCGATGCCATAGTGGACGAGCGACAACTCACCTACTTTACTGCCATAAACTTGGATCATATCAAATGACAAATAATAAGCTTTTTGACAACTAATGTTCATAATATTCAGTCATAATGTTTCCGAATTATTAGGAGTTTCTGATGTCAGAATGTCTCTACAAACAAACATCCTTGGATTCTGACGAATGAGAAGCATACGTGCAACATGATTAACTGATACTTCAGATGATATTATCATAGCCTATAGTCGACCCTACTTCATAACTAAAAACTGAAATCAGAGGGCTGGAATCACATATGAGTTGATAGCCTTCGCTGACGCTAAGGTCACCTTCAATTCACTCAGGGACAAACGTATATAAATCCAATCATTTTTCATTGCACAGCAAAAATGTCAAAGAAAATATTTTCTGTTACTTCCTATTCACTTAACGGTAAGGCTGTAACTAATGACTGGTTTTTTTTATCCAGTAGGGCTGATAGACTAAACCGTAGGGGAGGTGGGGTTATCCTGTATACGAAAAGTGCCTTAACCATACGAGCTGTCAAGAAAGTGGTACATGATTCAGGGACATGTGAACTGGTGCGTTGCAGGCTGAAATGTATAAGGCAAGATATTGAATTGGTTGTAGTATACCGCAGTCCAGAATGCGTGGTAGATGACTTCCTCCTAAGCAAACTTAAGTCCTGGTGTAATAGGGATAAAAGCCTTATAGTAGGGGAATTTAATGCACCGTATATAACGTAGGTAAACTTAGAAGTCATTTTATTGCAAATTGTCAGAAACCACAATTGCTCTAGCTTTATTCCAGAACATTAGAGATCCCACCAGATATGACCTACGAAGCTCCTCGTCTCTCTTGGACTTAGTCTTCACATACGGTGATGATGTCGGTCAAATGCCTTTTCTCTCACCTCTAGGCAGAAGGGATCATGCAGTCATCTCGTTCAGATTTATGGCTCAGATGGCCTGTCAAACAGTTGCACCGGTCGGTCCTAACATACGGGAGGCGGACATGAAGGCGATAAACTCTACAGCATCGGCTGAAAACTGAAAAATTGACTCAGGAACATCAGTATAAGAAGCATGAACTAATATTAGGCAGTTATACAATCGGGTAATTCAACCATATATACCCTGGAGAGTCCCAAAGAAGAAGTACGACCATCCCTGGATAGGCCGGGATATTTAACGTTTACTAAGACAAAAGAAATGTTGGAACGTTTCTATCAGCCTGGGACAGCAAGTACAATGGAACGCTACAGGTCGGTAAGAAATAAGTGTAAAATTACAATCCGGAAAGCTCagagaaaatatgaaatgtAGTTAGCCTGATCTGTAATCAAGCAGCCTAAGAGACTATTCTCGTACATAAATTACAGAACAAGGACGCAGCGTTGGATTCCCAGCCTAATTACGGGAGTGGATCTGAAATGATTAGAAATGAAAAGGAAAAAGCAGAGGCTATAGCAAACTTTCAGGGCAGTTTTCATTCAGGAGCCTCTTCTAGACGAAGTATTAGACCCAAATACGAAGTCAACAAACCATATGCTCACCGTGGACTTTGATCGAGAAGATGCACTTAGGGCTCTTATCAATTTAGATACGGAAAAGTCAACAAGATCGGATGAACTACACCCCGAAATTGTATGACAAATTGCGTAATATATTGCAGCCCCACTGACTGTGATATTTAGTGTTACTTGGCCAAGGTGTGTTACTTACGGACTGGAAGGATGCAATTGTCACTGCAAAACATAAAACAGGACCAAGACAGCTTTTATCAAACTACAGACCTATCAGCCTCACCAGTGTCGTAGTTAAAATACCGGATAGAATAGTCAAAAGACCATAATAATATTTGTGGAAGCcaacaacttgttaaacagtgaacaacatggttttagaAAAGGTTTATCTTGCACAACAAACTTCTTCATAGCAAGGAAGCAATGGATAGAGGCTCTAGACAATTGGGAAATCAGCGGATGGTGTCTACATAAAAAATAAGCAAAGCAATTGATAAGGTGCCAACAAACAGACTGCTCGTGAAGCTGGAAAATCTAGACATTGCCAGACCTCTCCTAAAATGGCTTGGTAGGTCGTAGACAGAAAGTAAGTGTCAATTGGAAGTGCTCCACCTGGAGACCAATACTTAGTGGAGTACCGCAAGTTTCTGTCCTAGGTCCTTTACGTCTTAAACTGTATGTAAATGAACTCCCAGGTATAGTTGAGTCCTCAACGTTACTATACGCTGATGTACAATCTGTTACCTGAAGCAGTGGTGTCTGCAccttcagttgactcactcCAGAGAAGATTAGACACTCACAGAAACATACTAGAAAAGGGATGACATATGCTGTAGGGTTTCTGTCCTTACTGCACAAATTTAAGTCCGACATACGACCTTTGACCGACCTTGAGAATACCTATTTATAATAcctattataatttatggacaaattaGGCTAATAAATTAGGGTGAGGAACTACGATAAGGATTTGGAGTTGGACGTTAAGGTTGTGAAATAGAGTTAGGCCTTTCTTTACGAAATGACCCCAGTCATCGTACTTTTTTTATTAAACGATTGAGCTTTGCATCAAAATCAATGACAGTCATGAATCTGATTTGTCCGTTCATAAAATCGTAATCTCTACGTCGTTTTATTTAGGTGTTAATT
This region includes:
- a CDS encoding XP_018644735.1, with the protein product MALTCDQFQLLIQRQEQRFRKSQLDFIDKLYAKLLNHPCFGGGTEVDAIISKLRTELENDYRTNEYAGESLNESIQSNNLSAAVIHDQPSNPVLPVSETCPVHGPSLINPETKRANNESSSSQRDNILLSAIKIAAVPAHEETENESSSVLNTEAPNEINHDTKNVSNESNDQNSVIVLPDLDYFDDSYVSVEFSYKNERKMSDVLNDNQESNTTLIDTDYPNDSLSTNEVPRKFKETISEESNVGDLESNVVDPHDLFSSNAFPVKCDKHIALIVTWLYEDPTVFRGGG